From the genome of Thauera chlorobenzoica:
CATTCCGGACATGCTGCTGCCATTCAAATGATCGGCCGTAGTTGATTCCCCGCGCGGCTTCGGCGGGCAGCTGTTAGCGGTTTGGCCGGACACGTTGCTGAAAGAGGTCGTCGCGCATGAACAAATCGAGAAAGCCGGGCGGCACCAGAACAACCCCACCCAAGGAACCGAAACTTTCCCGGACTCAGCTCCCGCCGGAAATCTCCGCCATTGAATGGCAGCAGCGGCTGCGCCGCCAGTTTGGCCGCGAGCAGGGATTCGGACTGGAGAATATCGGCGCGGAGCCGTTCTTTTCCGAGTTCCGCGTCAGCAACCCGCAGTCGAAGAGCAGCTATCGCGTAGCGATTCGCGGCAAACTGCCCGGCGACAACTATTGCGCCTGCCCGGACTATGCGACCAACGAGCTGGGCACGTGCAAGCACATCGAGTTCGTGCTCGCGAAACTCGAGAAGAAACGCGGCGCCAAAGCGGCCTTCGCGCGCGGCTACCAGCCGCCGTTCTCGGAGTTGTACCTGCGCAACGACGGTGGACGCGCGATCCATTTTCGCTCCGGCACGGATTGCCCGCCGGCCATCTCGAAGGCGGCCGGGCGGTTGTTCGACATGGTGCGCGACGGGATGCTGCCGCCGGAAAAGTTTGGTGCGCTGGAGCGTTTCGTCGCCGCCGTGGCCAAGAGCGGCCACGAGCTGCGCGCCTATGATGATGCCCTCGATTTCATCGCCGGCCGGCGCGATGCCGAGCGGCGCGGGAAGGCATTGGACGAACTCTTTCGCGACGGCAGCGACGATCCGCAGCTGAACAAGCTGCTCAAGGTGCCGCTCTACCCGTACCAGGCCGAAGGCGCCTTGTTCGCGGTGCGGGCGGGCAGGGCTCTGATCGGTGACGAGATGGGCCTGGGCAAGACCATCCAGGCGATCGCCGCGGCCGAGATTCTGGCGCGGCATTTCGGCGTGTCGAAGGTGCTGGTGATCTGCCCGACCTCGCTCAAGTACCAGTGGCAAAGCGAGATCGCGCGCTTTGCCGGGCGCGATTCACGGGTCATATCGGGCGGGCGCGCGCAGCGACAGAAGGACTATGCGCTGGACGAGTTCTGCAAGATCACCAACTATGAAAAGCTTCAGCCCGACCTCGATCTGATCGCCGCCTGGGGGCCGGAGCTGGTGATCGTCGACGAGGCGCAGCGGGTCAAGAACTGGAACACCATCGCCGCCCGCGCGCTGAAGCGCATCGACAGCCCCTACGCCGTGGTGCTCACCGGCACGCCGCTGGAAAACAAGCTGGAGGAACTCATCTCCATCGTCCAGTTTGTCGACCAGCACCGCCTGGGGCCGACCTGGAAGCTGCTGCACGAGCATCAGGTCAAGGACGAAGGCGGGCGTGTCACCGGCTATACCGGGCTGGACAAGATCGGCCAGACGCTGGCGCCGATCATGATCCGCCGCCGTAAATCCGAAGTCCTGATGCAGCTGCCGGAGCGCACCGATCAGAATCTGCTGGTGCCGATGACGGAAGCGCAGATGGTCTACCACCAGGAAAACGCCGACGTCGTGACCAAAATCGTGCAGCGCTGGCGCAAGACGAAGTTCCTCTCCGACAAGGACCAGCGACGGCTGACCTGCGCCTTGCAGAACATGCGCATGGCGTGCAACAGCACCTACCTGCTCGACCAGGAGAGCGACCACGGCGTCAAGGCGGATGAACTGGCGGCGCTGTTCGACGGCCTGTTCGAGCAATCCGGGGCCAAGGCGGTGGTGTTCAGCCAGTGGACGCGGACCCACGACATCGTGATCCGCCGGCTCGAAGCACGTGGGCTGGGCTATGTCAGCTTCCACGGCGGGGTGCCCTCGGAGAAGCGGCTGGCGCTGGTGGAGCGTTTCCGCGACGATCCCGCGTGCCGGGTGTTCCTCTCCACCGACGCCGGCGCCACCGGGCTCAACCTGCAACACGCCTCGATCCTGGTGAACATGGATCTGCCGTGGAATCCGGCGCTGCTCGAGCAGCGCATCGCGCGGATCCACCGGATGGGCCAGAAACGGCCGGTGCAGATCATCAATTTCGTCGCCAAGGGCACGATCGAGGAGGGCATGCTGTCGGTGCTGGCCTTCAAGCGCTCGCTGGCGGCGGGCATCCTCGACGGCGGCACAGGCGAGGTCGCGCTGGGCGGCTCGCGTCTGAACCGCTTCATGAAGGAGGTCGAGAACGTCACCGGCCATGTGGGCGAGGGCGAGGCCATGACGCCGGCCGAAGAGGTGGTGGGGGCGGGTGCGGCGGTTCCGGCGGAGTCCGAGGTGGTGATCGCAGGCGAAGTGGAGACAGGCGTCGGCGCTGACGGGACGGCGCCGCCGCAAATGGACGCCGATCCCTGGCGGGCTTTGGCGCAACTTGGCACGCAATTGGTTTCCGCATTGGTGGCGGCGAACGCCCCGGCCGCATCGGCGCATCCGTGGATCGAGCGGGATCCGGCGACCGGCGTGCGCAATCTCAAGCTGCCGCTACCGCCACCCGAAACGGCACGACGACTGGCCGATGCGTTTTCGGTGCTGGCGGACGCGTTGCGGGGGAAGGGGTGAGTGAGGTCGACGAACTGGACACCCCGGAAAGTCGGCTGCTCTCCATGGATCAAGCCGGCGTGTATCGGCTTGATCAGGTGCGCAGGTCATCGAGCAGCACGTCGGCGAGCCCTTCTTCTTCGATCGCCAGCCGTTCTGCGAGCATCGCGCCGGCGAGGGTGTCGTCCCACAGCGCGCTGACGGCGGCATCGTCGAGGGGGCGACCCGGACGCGGTGCGCCGATGACGGCGGCGCGATAGTCGGCTGTCGAGAAGCGCCACGGCCGGGCGTCGTGCTCACGGACCATCTGGTTGCCAATGCGCAGGCCCGGCCAGTCGAAGTCGCCATGGTATTGCAGCATCGCTCCGGCGGCACGCAATTGGGTGAGCAGGACGCGCTGGGCTGCGGCCGGCATGCCGTCGGTGCACACCAGCGGTGCACAGTTCGGCCCCAGCTGGTCGGCGGCGATCGCGAGCAGGTTCGGGTTCTCGCACACGAAGACCGGGCGGCCCACGACGGCCCAGGCCGGCGGCGATCGTACCAGGCTGCGTAGCGAGAAATAGGCCGGTTCGCCCGGTTCGGCCCCCGTCG
Proteins encoded in this window:
- a CDS encoding DEAD/DEAH box helicase, with amino-acid sequence MNKSRKPGGTRTTPPKEPKLSRTQLPPEISAIEWQQRLRRQFGREQGFGLENIGAEPFFSEFRVSNPQSKSSYRVAIRGKLPGDNYCACPDYATNELGTCKHIEFVLAKLEKKRGAKAAFARGYQPPFSELYLRNDGGRAIHFRSGTDCPPAISKAAGRLFDMVRDGMLPPEKFGALERFVAAVAKSGHELRAYDDALDFIAGRRDAERRGKALDELFRDGSDDPQLNKLLKVPLYPYQAEGALFAVRAGRALIGDEMGLGKTIQAIAAAEILARHFGVSKVLVICPTSLKYQWQSEIARFAGRDSRVISGGRAQRQKDYALDEFCKITNYEKLQPDLDLIAAWGPELVIVDEAQRVKNWNTIAARALKRIDSPYAVVLTGTPLENKLEELISIVQFVDQHRLGPTWKLLHEHQVKDEGGRVTGYTGLDKIGQTLAPIMIRRRKSEVLMQLPERTDQNLLVPMTEAQMVYHQENADVVTKIVQRWRKTKFLSDKDQRRLTCALQNMRMACNSTYLLDQESDHGVKADELAALFDGLFEQSGAKAVVFSQWTRTHDIVIRRLEARGLGYVSFHGGVPSEKRLALVERFRDDPACRVFLSTDAGATGLNLQHASILVNMDLPWNPALLEQRIARIHRMGQKRPVQIINFVAKGTIEEGMLSVLAFKRSLAAGILDGGTGEVALGGSRLNRFMKEVENVTGHVGEGEAMTPAEEVVGAGAAVPAESEVVIAGEVETGVGADGTAPPQMDADPWRALAQLGTQLVSALVAANAPAASAHPWIERDPATGVRNLKLPLPPPETARRLADAFSVLADALRGKG